The following are from one region of the Staphylococcus schleiferi genome:
- a CDS encoding Nif3-like dinuclear metal center hexameric protein — protein sequence MQLKKLLEILNKNVPFHTAESWDNVGLLIGNKESQVTGILTALDCTGEIVDEAIEKNLNTIIAHHPLIFKGIKQIIDDEAYGSIIYRLIQNNINLIALHTNLDVHPEGVNAMLAEKIGLKDFELLNKEKEHYYKIQVYIPEENAEAFKDTLSQHGLAQEGEYAYCFFNTNGKGQFKPLENANPHIGEIGKVETVQEQKIEFMVQSNQRPLAEALIHQYHPYETPVYDVIQMTRTSHHGLGIIGNLEHKMTVHSFVNQVKNALQMPSVRFIGDMNASIQRVAIIGGSGMGYETQAQQSGADLFITGDIKHHDALDAKIAGINLLDINHYSEYVMKEGLVHLLRNWLESEPEHSLKIEASAHNTDPYDYL from the coding sequence GCCAAGTTACAGGTATTTTAACTGCACTTGATTGTACGGGCGAAATTGTCGATGAAGCAATAGAAAAGAATTTAAATACCATCATCGCGCATCATCCTCTTATATTTAAAGGCATCAAACAAATTATTGATGATGAGGCATATGGATCAATTATATATCGATTAATTCAAAATAATATTAATCTAATCGCATTGCATACCAATTTAGACGTTCATCCTGAAGGCGTAAATGCCATGCTTGCTGAAAAGATTGGTCTAAAAGATTTTGAACTGCTTAACAAAGAAAAAGAGCATTATTATAAAATTCAAGTTTATATCCCTGAAGAGAACGCTGAGGCTTTTAAAGATACTTTATCACAGCACGGTCTTGCTCAAGAGGGAGAATATGCGTATTGTTTCTTTAATACAAATGGAAAAGGACAATTTAAACCTTTAGAAAACGCAAACCCTCATATTGGGGAAATTGGAAAAGTTGAGACGGTGCAAGAACAAAAAATAGAATTTATGGTTCAATCCAATCAACGTCCTTTAGCAGAAGCATTAATTCATCAATACCATCCTTATGAAACACCCGTCTATGACGTCATTCAAATGACACGAACATCTCATCATGGTCTTGGGATAATAGGGAATCTAGAACATAAAATGACGGTCCATTCATTCGTCAATCAGGTCAAAAACGCTTTACAAATGCCAAGTGTAAGATTTATTGGGGATATGAACGCTTCAATTCAGCGCGTTGCAATTATTGGTGGGTCTGGAATGGGCTATGAAACACAAGCGCAGCAATCTGGCGCCGACCTTTTCATAACAGGAGATATTAAGCATCATGATGCATTAGATGCAAAAATAGCAGGTATCAATTTATTAGATATTAATCATTATAGTGAATATGTAATGAAAGAAGGGCTCGTTCATTTATTAAGAAATTGGTTAGAGTCAGAACCAGAACATTCACTCAAAATTGAAGCCTCAGCACACAATACCGATCCTTACGATTATTTATAA
- a CDS encoding 4-hydroxy-3-methylbut-2-enyl diphosphate reductase, whose product MEIIKITPRGYCYGVVDAMVIARNASLDPNLPRPIYILGMIVHNKHVTDAFETDGIITLDGPNRLEILEQISEGTVIFTAHGVSPEVKKRAKAKGLTCIDATCPDVENTHALIREKKASGYHVVYIGKKGHPEPEGAVGVAPDIVYLVETKEDVEALPDTLNDYPLIVTNQTTMSQWDVLHLMEDLQEKFPHIEQHKEICQATQVRQEAVAEQAGAADLLIVVGDPKSNNSNRLAQVSKDIAHTQSYRIADISQLKLEWLEGVETVAVTAGASTPTPIVKEVINFLKDYDPMNPETHTTHSNVPVEKILPKIKKAKPVKIME is encoded by the coding sequence ATGGAAATTATTAAGATTACCCCTCGTGGTTATTGTTATGGTGTTGTCGATGCGATGGTGATTGCTAGAAATGCTTCGCTTGACCCTAATTTACCACGGCCTATCTATATACTTGGTATGATTGTTCATAACAAGCATGTAACGGATGCTTTTGAAACGGATGGTATTATCACATTAGACGGACCAAATCGATTAGAGATTTTAGAACAGATTTCAGAAGGCACTGTTATTTTCACAGCACATGGTGTTTCGCCAGAAGTGAAAAAACGTGCTAAAGCTAAGGGATTAACATGTATTGATGCTACTTGTCCAGATGTTGAGAATACACACGCTTTGATTAGAGAGAAAAAAGCAAGTGGCTATCATGTCGTATATATTGGTAAAAAAGGCCATCCTGAGCCTGAAGGTGCTGTCGGTGTTGCACCAGATATTGTTTATCTTGTTGAGACGAAAGAAGATGTAGAAGCTTTACCAGATACACTTAATGATTATCCTTTAATTGTGACTAACCAAACAACGATGTCGCAATGGGATGTTTTACATTTAATGGAGGATTTACAAGAGAAGTTCCCACACATTGAACAACATAAAGAGATATGTCAAGCGACGCAAGTGAGACAAGAAGCAGTTGCTGAGCAGGCTGGTGCAGCTGACCTACTGATTGTTGTCGGTGATCCAAAAAGTAATAATTCTAATCGTCTTGCACAAGTTTCTAAAGATATTGCACATACGCAATCTTATCGAATTGCGGACATTTCTCAACTTAAACTTGAATGGCTTGAAGGTGTTGAGACTGTCGCTGTTACTGCAGGGGCTTCGACGCCAACGCCAATTGTAAAAGAAGTGATTAACTTCTTGAAAGATTACGACCCAATGAATCCTGAAACCCATACAACTCACTCTAATGTGCCTGTTGAAAAAATTCTACCTAAAATTAAAAAAGCTAAACCTGTTAAAATCATGGAATAA
- a CDS encoding DEAD/DEAH box helicase: protein MANHPFDQFRFDSNLIEAIKSLNFKQPTEIQQRVIPKIMKRVNLIGQSQTGTGKSHAFLLPLFQQIDSTYEEPQAIIVAPTRELATQLYQAAQHLSQFKTNVKVSLFIGGTDFEKDKQKTTVQPQLVIGTPTRINDLAKSGALHVHLANYLVVDEADLMIDLGLIEDVDQIASKLDEQAKMAVFSATIPKTLYPFLNKYLEQPEFIEVKSESKNKKSIEFFLIPTKGAQKIDKTVSLIELLNPYLAIIFCNSRDSADALASELQQQGIQVGMIHGGLSPRERKQQMKRIRNLDYQYVIASDLASRGIDIEGVSHVINFDVPKDIDFFTHRVGRTGRGNYKGIAITLYTPEEEELIQLIEQKGYQFENVDIKNGELKPIKAHNTRKLRQKQDDHITQQVKHKVKRNNKKKVKPGYKKKYKQELEQIKRQVKRQFSRSKKRQARKNKR, encoded by the coding sequence ATGGCAAATCATCCATTTGACCAATTTCGTTTTGATTCAAACTTAATTGAAGCAATTAAATCATTAAATTTTAAACAACCCACTGAAATACAACAACGTGTGATTCCAAAAATAATGAAACGTGTAAATCTGATTGGTCAATCACAAACGGGTACAGGGAAATCACATGCATTTCTTTTACCATTATTCCAACAAATTGATTCCACATACGAGGAACCACAAGCCATTATCGTTGCACCAACACGTGAGTTAGCAACACAACTTTACCAAGCTGCGCAACACCTTAGTCAATTTAAAACTAATGTAAAAGTAAGCTTGTTTATTGGTGGAACTGATTTTGAAAAAGACAAACAAAAGACAACGGTTCAACCCCAATTGGTGATTGGTACACCAACGCGCATAAACGATCTCGCTAAATCGGGTGCGCTACATGTTCACTTAGCAAATTATTTAGTTGTAGATGAAGCTGATTTAATGATTGATTTAGGTCTCATCGAAGACGTGGATCAAATCGCGTCTAAACTTGATGAACAAGCAAAAATGGCTGTTTTTAGTGCTACAATTCCTAAGACATTATATCCATTTTTAAATAAATATTTAGAGCAACCAGAATTTATCGAAGTTAAGAGTGAATCGAAAAATAAAAAGAGTATTGAATTCTTCCTTATTCCTACAAAAGGTGCACAAAAGATAGATAAAACCGTTTCACTTATTGAACTTTTAAACCCTTATCTCGCGATAATATTTTGTAATAGTAGAGATAGTGCAGATGCGCTTGCAAGTGAGTTGCAGCAACAAGGTATTCAAGTCGGTATGATTCATGGTGGCTTGTCTCCTCGCGAACGTAAACAACAAATGAAACGAATCCGAAACTTAGATTATCAATATGTAATCGCAAGTGATTTAGCTTCAAGAGGAATCGACATTGAAGGAGTTAGTCACGTCATTAATTTTGATGTACCTAAAGACATTGACTTCTTTACACATCGTGTTGGAAGAACAGGACGCGGTAATTATAAGGGCATTGCAATTACACTTTATACACCTGAAGAAGAAGAACTGATTCAATTAATTGAACAAAAAGGCTATCAGTTTGAAAATGTAGATATTAAAAATGGTGAATTAAAACCTATCAAAGCGCACAATACAAGAAAGCTACGTCAAAAACAAGATGATCACATTACGCAACAAGTAAAACATAAAGTGAAACGTAATAATAAGAAAAAAGTTAAACCAGGCTATAAGAAAAAATATAAGCAAGAGCTCGAGCAGATTAAACGCCAAGTAAAAAGACAGTTTAGCAGAAGTAAAAAACGTCAAGCTAGAAAGAATAAAAGATAA
- a CDS encoding deoxyribonuclease IV, translating to MLIGSHVSMSGKKMLQASAEEAHQYGASTFMIYTGAPQNTRRKAIENLNIENGKATMQKYGLSNIVVHAPYIINIANTNKPEVFELGVNFLQNEIERTEAIGAKDIVLHPGAHVGAGPEVGIKKIIEGLNEVLTNQNDVRIALETMAGKGSEVGRTFEELAQIIDGVTHNERLSVCLDTCHIHDAGYDVVHDFDGVLEEFDRIIGVDRIKVVHVNDSKNPISAHKDRHENIGFGHIGFDALNYVVHHEQFKDIPKILETPYVGEDKKNKKPPYRFEIEAFKNNKFDPEMKNKIMSV from the coding sequence ATGTTAATAGGTTCTCACGTCTCAATGAGTGGTAAAAAAATGTTACAAGCATCCGCTGAAGAGGCACATCAATACGGGGCTTCAACATTTATGATTTATACTGGAGCACCCCAAAATACACGTCGCAAAGCGATAGAAAATCTTAATATCGAAAATGGTAAAGCAACAATGCAAAAATATGGTTTATCAAATATTGTTGTACATGCACCCTATATTATTAATATTGCAAATACGAACAAACCAGAAGTCTTTGAACTAGGGGTCAATTTCTTACAAAATGAAATTGAGCGTACAGAAGCAATTGGAGCCAAAGATATTGTCTTACATCCAGGTGCGCATGTTGGTGCTGGTCCTGAAGTCGGAATTAAAAAAATTATTGAGGGACTTAATGAAGTTTTAACCAACCAAAACGATGTTAGAATAGCGCTTGAAACAATGGCTGGAAAAGGTTCAGAGGTGGGCCGAACTTTTGAAGAACTCGCTCAAATTATTGATGGTGTTACACACAATGAACGACTTTCTGTTTGCTTAGATACATGCCATATTCACGATGCAGGATATGATGTCGTTCATGATTTTGATGGTGTTTTAGAAGAATTTGACCGTATTATAGGGGTAGACCGTATCAAAGTCGTCCATGTGAATGATAGCAAAAATCCAATTTCAGCTCATAAAGATCGCCATGAAAACATTGGCTTTGGTCATATCGGATTTGATGCACTCAATTATGTCGTTCACCATGAACAATTCAAAGATATTCCTAAAATTTTAGAAACGCCTTACGTTGGGGAAGATAAGAAAAATAAAAAGCCACCGTATCGTTTTGAAATAGAAGCTTTCAAAAACAACAAATTCGATCCAGAAATGAAAAACAAAATTATGTCAGTTTAA
- a CDS encoding metal ABC transporter ATP-binding protein: MPQPVFELKGIDFFYDNKKVLENINIRINKGEFLAIVGPNGAGKSTLLKLILGILPIQKGEILIDGESYHKKLTTDKISYVSQKASSVTSGFPATVKEVVLSGLTRKKRLFRWFSKSDDQKVNQVLDRLNISQLKHKNIAQLSGGQQQRVLIARALVSNPSVLVLDEPTNGIDAKHVGEFYETLDHLKKEGVTIILVTHDIGVVVDTATEVACLNKHLHFHGATSEFKSLDEVEISKIYGHPIKFVDHKHDRDCCV, from the coding sequence ATGCCACAACCAGTCTTTGAATTAAAAGGGATAGACTTTTTTTATGACAATAAAAAAGTATTAGAAAATATCAACATTCGTATCAATAAAGGTGAATTTTTAGCCATTGTTGGACCTAATGGCGCGGGTAAGTCTACGTTGCTCAAATTAATTTTAGGGATTTTGCCGATTCAAAAGGGGGAAATTCTTATTGATGGAGAGTCATATCACAAAAAATTGACAACTGATAAAATCAGTTATGTCTCACAAAAAGCGTCATCTGTCACATCTGGTTTTCCAGCTACTGTGAAAGAAGTTGTTTTAAGTGGTTTAACTCGTAAAAAGCGTCTTTTCAGATGGTTTAGCAAGTCTGATGATCAGAAAGTAAATCAAGTCTTAGATCGCTTGAATATTTCGCAATTAAAGCATAAAAATATTGCACAGTTATCCGGAGGGCAACAGCAACGCGTATTAATTGCACGGGCACTTGTCTCAAATCCTTCTGTACTTGTATTAGATGAACCAACTAATGGCATTGATGCGAAACACGTCGGTGAATTTTATGAGACGTTAGATCACCTCAAAAAAGAAGGCGTTACTATTATTTTAGTAACACACGATATTGGTGTTGTTGTTGATACAGCAACTGAAGTGGCTTGTTTAAATAAACATTTGCACTTCCATGGGGCAACAAGTGAATTCAAATCACTTGATGAAGTTGAAATTTCTAAAATTTATGGCCACCCCATTAAATTTGTAGACCATAAACATGATAGGGATTGTTGTGTATGA
- a CDS encoding Fur family transcriptional regulator, producing MKTNEAIRILKNNGHKYTNKRRDMIEMFINEDKYINAKTIQQHMNAHYPGISFDTIYRNLHLFKTLGIIEGTEMDGEMKFRAACTSHHHHHFICKVCGDTKVIDFCPMSEIKAKLPNVDIEMHKLEVYGMCEKCKQKGYHLV from the coding sequence ATGAAAACAAATGAAGCCATTCGTATATTGAAAAATAATGGGCATAAATATACGAACAAAAGAAGAGATATGATTGAGATGTTTATTAATGAGGATAAATATATCAATGCTAAGACCATTCAACAACACATGAATGCACACTACCCAGGTATATCTTTTGATACGATTTATAGAAACTTACATTTATTTAAAACTTTAGGCATCATCGAGGGAACAGAAATGGATGGAGAAATGAAGTTTCGTGCGGCATGTACTTCGCATCATCACCACCATTTTATTTGTAAAGTGTGTGGAGATACAAAAGTGATTGATTTTTGTCCAATGTCTGAAATCAAAGCAAAACTACCAAATGTTGACATTGAAATGCATAAATTAGAAGTTTACGGCATGTGTGAAAAATGTAAGCAAAAAGGCTACCATCTTGTTTAA
- the ispG gene encoding flavodoxin-dependent (E)-4-hydroxy-3-methylbut-2-enyl-diphosphate synthase encodes MTHRKNTRPVKVGNLTIGGADEVVIQSMTTTKTHDVEATVAEIKRLEEAGCQIVRVACPNEEDAYAIKDIKAQINIPLVVDIHFNYKLALIAIENGADKIRINPGNIGRREKVEAVVEACKEKGIPIRIGVNAGSLEKHILKKYGYPTADGMVESALHHIKILEDLDFHDIIVSMKASDVNLAIEAYTKAAQAFDYPLHLGITESGTLFNGTVKSSAGLGAILSLGIGNTMRISLSADPVEEVKVAKSLLKSFGLASNAATLIACPTCGRIEIDLISIANEVEEYIEKLQVPLKVAVLGCAVNGPGEAREADIGIAGARGEGLLFMKGKTVRKVPEETMVDELKMEIDKLAAEWEENKKKEATANQN; translated from the coding sequence ATTACACATCGTAAAAATACGCGCCCCGTTAAAGTCGGTAATTTAACAATTGGTGGTGCAGATGAAGTTGTTATTCAGAGTATGACAACGACGAAAACTCACGATGTAGAGGCAACAGTGGCTGAAATTAAACGCTTAGAGGAAGCAGGTTGTCAAATTGTACGTGTTGCATGTCCTAACGAAGAAGATGCGTACGCTATTAAAGATATTAAAGCTCAAATTAATATCCCTCTTGTTGTAGATATCCATTTTAATTATAAATTAGCATTGATTGCGATTGAAAATGGTGCGGACAAAATCCGTATTAATCCAGGTAATATTGGAAGACGTGAAAAAGTAGAAGCTGTTGTGGAGGCTTGTAAAGAAAAAGGAATCCCAATTCGAATTGGTGTTAATGCGGGTTCTCTTGAAAAACATATTCTAAAAAAATATGGTTACCCTACTGCTGATGGTATGGTAGAGAGTGCATTACACCATATTAAAATTTTAGAGGATTTAGATTTTCATGACATTATCGTGTCAATGAAAGCGAGCGATGTTAACCTCGCAATTGAAGCTTATACAAAGGCTGCACAAGCATTTGATTATCCATTACACCTTGGTATTACAGAAAGTGGTACATTGTTTAATGGTACAGTTAAATCTTCTGCTGGTTTGGGCGCAATTTTATCTCTTGGTATTGGTAACACAATGAGAATTTCACTTTCAGCGGATCCAGTTGAAGAAGTGAAAGTTGCGAAGTCTTTATTAAAATCTTTTGGCTTAGCAAGTAATGCAGCAACTTTGATTGCGTGTCCAACTTGTGGTCGTATCGAAATTGATTTAATTTCAATTGCAAATGAAGTAGAAGAATACATTGAGAAACTTCAAGTTCCTTTAAAAGTAGCAGTACTGGGTTGTGCCGTAAACGGTCCAGGTGAAGCGAGAGAAGCAGATATCGGTATTGCCGGTGCTCGTGGAGAAGGCTTGTTATTTATGAAAGGAAAAACGGTGAGAAAAGTACCTGAAGAGACAATGGTGGATGAATTGAAAATGGAAATCGATAAACTCGCTGCTGAATGGGAAGAAAACAAGAAAAAAGAAGCAACTGCAAATCAAAACTAG
- a CDS encoding superoxide dismutase yields the protein MAFELPKLPYDYDALEPHIDKETMVLHHDKHHNTYVTKLNAAVEGTDLEDKSIEDLIANLDSVPEDKRTAVRNNGGGHLNHSFFWQIISPNSEEKGEVVDKIKEQWGSLDAFKKEFAEKAAGQFGSGWAWLVVNNGQLEIVTTPNQDSPLTNGQTPILNLDVWEHAYYLKYQNKRPDYINSFWNVVNWEKVDELYQAAK from the coding sequence ATGGCATTTGAACTACCAAAATTACCATATGACTATGATGCGTTAGAACCACACATTGATAAAGAAACAATGGTGCTACATCATGACAAACATCATAATACGTATGTAACAAAGTTAAACGCAGCAGTTGAAGGTACAGATTTAGAAGATAAATCTATTGAAGATTTAATTGCTAATTTAGATAGTGTACCTGAAGATAAACGTACTGCAGTTCGTAATAATGGTGGTGGACACTTAAACCACTCATTTTTCTGGCAAATTATTTCACCTAACTCAGAAGAAAAAGGTGAAGTTGTAGATAAAATTAAAGAACAATGGGGTTCTTTAGATGCATTCAAAAAAGAATTTGCTGAAAAAGCTGCAGGTCAATTTGGTTCAGGTTGGGCATGGTTAGTAGTGAATAATGGTCAATTAGAAATCGTAACGACTCCTAACCAAGATAGTCCACTTACTAATGGCCAAACTCCAATTTTAAACTTAGATGTATGGGAACATGCATATTACCTTAAATATCAAAATAAACGCCCAGATTATATCAATTCTTTCTGGAATGTTGTTAACTGGGAAAAAGTTGACGAATTATATCAAGCAGCGAAATAA
- a CDS encoding PstS family phosphate ABC transporter substrate-binding protein, whose product MKKWQVLGTTVISASLILGACGGAGQSNDSKGNDSKGSDVEGSVKGNGSSTVAPIIEKLNENFSSDHKNITVENVTSGTGDGFKQFIAGKTDFSNASRPIKDEEKNQLKDKNIDYTEFEIAKDGLTIAVNKDNDFVKELSLDDLKKIYSGQAKKWSDINSKYPNKEIKAFSPDQSHGTYDFFSEEVMNKQDIKAEKNQNTDVIVKSVQDNPNGIGFFAFNFYKENEKNLKAVKIKDKNGKAISPDHKTIQDGSYPLSRPLFIYANNEKLKKNDAFAEFLKYTLDDKGKAAESKGVDYVALPKNKYEEQMKKLDKLTGDKKK is encoded by the coding sequence ATGAAAAAATGGCAAGTACTGGGCACTACAGTTATCAGCGCTTCATTAATTTTAGGTGCATGTGGCGGAGCTGGACAAAGTAATGATAGCAAAGGGAATGACTCTAAAGGTTCGGATGTTGAGGGCTCTGTAAAAGGTAATGGTTCATCAACTGTAGCACCTATCATTGAAAAATTAAACGAAAACTTTTCTTCAGATCATAAAAATATTACAGTTGAAAACGTGACTTCAGGAACTGGTGATGGATTCAAACAATTCATTGCTGGTAAAACTGATTTTTCAAATGCGTCACGACCAATTAAAGATGAAGAAAAAAATCAATTAAAAGACAAAAACATCGATTATACAGAATTTGAAATTGCAAAAGACGGTTTAACAATTGCAGTTAACAAAGATAATGACTTTGTAAAAGAATTATCTTTAGATGATTTGAAAAAGATTTATTCTGGCCAAGCTAAAAAATGGTCTGATATTAACTCTAAATATCCAAATAAAGAGATTAAAGCTTTTTCACCTGACCAATCGCACGGAACATACGATTTCTTCTCTGAAGAAGTTATGAACAAACAAGATATTAAAGCTGAGAAAAACCAAAATACAGATGTCATTGTTAAATCAGTGCAAGATAATCCAAATGGTATCGGGTTCTTCGCATTTAACTTCTATAAAGAAAACGAAAAGAATTTAAAAGCAGTTAAAATTAAAGATAAAAATGGTAAAGCCATTTCACCTGATCACAAAACAATCCAAGATGGTTCATATCCTTTAAGTAGACCGTTATTCATCTATGCTAATAACGAAAAACTCAAGAAAAATGATGCATTTGCAGAATTCTTAAAATACACATTAGATGATAAAGGTAAAGCAGCAGAATCTAAAGGTGTTGATTATGTCGCATTACCTAAGAATAAATATGAAGAACAGATGAAAAAACTTGATAAATTAACTGGAGATAAAAAGAAATAA
- the pstC gene encoding phosphate ABC transporter permease subunit PstC: protein MIQKKSHSGSSLSDKIMPIILATIAAISILTTIGIVITLLTETITFFTRVPISKFFLETDWNPFSSTPKYGIWALILGTLKITLIATIFAVPVGIGAAIYLSEYASKRARKIIKPILEVLAGIPTIVYGFFALTFVTPVLRAIFPSISSFNAISPGLVVGVMIIPMIASMSEDAMSSVPDKIREGALGLGSTKLEMILKVIVPAATSGIMASIVLAISRAIGETMIVSLAAGSSPSFDLSLTHSIQTMTAYIVQVSQGDATNGSDLYYSIYAVGFTLFIFTLIMNFISQMITKRFREEY from the coding sequence ATGATCCAAAAGAAGAGTCATTCTGGTTCATCGCTGAGTGATAAAATTATGCCAATCATATTGGCTACGATTGCAGCAATTTCTATTTTAACAACAATAGGGATTGTCATTACATTATTGACTGAAACGATTACTTTTTTTACACGGGTCCCCATCTCTAAATTCTTTTTAGAAACCGATTGGAATCCATTTAGTTCGACACCAAAATATGGTATTTGGGCACTTATTCTCGGAACACTGAAAATAACATTAATCGCAACAATTTTCGCTGTTCCAGTTGGAATAGGTGCAGCTATTTATTTAAGCGAGTATGCATCAAAACGTGCACGTAAAATCATTAAGCCTATATTAGAAGTCCTTGCAGGTATACCAACAATTGTTTATGGTTTCTTTGCATTGACATTCGTAACACCTGTGCTCAGAGCAATTTTCCCAAGCATTAGTAGTTTTAATGCAATTAGTCCAGGTCTCGTTGTCGGTGTAATGATTATTCCAATGATTGCAAGTATGAGTGAAGATGCGATGTCATCAGTGCCTGACAAAATAAGAGAAGGGGCACTTGGCTTAGGTTCAACAAAATTAGAGATGATACTTAAAGTGATTGTACCCGCAGCCACATCAGGAATTATGGCTTCAATTGTATTAGCTATTTCTCGTGCAATCGGTGAAACAATGATCGTCTCCCTTGCAGCAGGGTCAAGTCCGTCGTTTGATTTATCTTTAACACATTCTATCCAAACGATGACGGCTTATATTGTCCAAGTCTCACAAGGTGATGCAACAAATGGTTCTGATTTATACTACAGTATTTATGCAGTTGGGTTCACATTATTTATCTTTACATTAATAATGAATTTTATTTCGCAAATGATTACAAAACGTTTCAGAGAGGAGTATTAA
- the pstA gene encoding phosphate ABC transporter permease PstA, protein MNLINQAEVEKKLSGRMTKNKVFKSIFLICTLIGLIVLAILIIDILRKGLPVMTGDFFTNFSSSSAHTAGVKGAVIGTLWLMMTLIPIALVLGVGSAIYLEEYAKDNAFTKFIRVNISNLASVPSIVYGLLGATIFVALLKLGNSVIAAALTLALLILPVIIVASQEALKAVPNSVKEASYGLGANKWQTIKNVVLPAAIPGIVTGVILAISRAIGETAPLVAIGIPTILLRTPNSILDSFQTLPLQIYDWARKPGIDFQSLSSAAIIVLLAILLILNTIAVIIRNKYSKKY, encoded by the coding sequence ATGAATTTAATCAATCAAGCTGAGGTTGAGAAAAAGCTCTCTGGCCGTATGACAAAGAATAAGGTGTTCAAATCGATATTCTTGATATGTACACTTATTGGACTAATTGTTTTAGCCATCTTAATTATCGACATTTTAAGAAAAGGCCTTCCAGTTATGACGGGTGACTTTTTCACAAATTTCTCTTCATCATCTGCGCATACAGCGGGGGTTAAAGGTGCTGTTATTGGGACATTATGGCTCATGATGACACTTATTCCTATCGCTTTAGTGCTTGGTGTAGGAAGCGCCATTTATTTAGAAGAATATGCTAAAGACAATGCTTTCACTAAATTCATCCGTGTTAATATTTCTAACTTAGCTTCTGTGCCTTCCATTGTATATGGTTTATTGGGTGCAACGATATTTGTTGCTTTGTTGAAACTCGGCAATTCTGTAATTGCTGCTGCATTAACATTAGCGTTGCTCATCTTGCCCGTTATTATCGTAGCAAGCCAAGAAGCCTTGAAAGCCGTCCCTAATTCAGTTAAAGAAGCTTCTTATGGTTTAGGGGCAAACAAATGGCAAACGATTAAAAACGTTGTTTTACCAGCAGCGATACCTGGTATTGTAACAGGGGTTATTTTAGCGATTTCAAGAGCTATCGGAGAAACAGCACCCTTAGTTGCAATCGGTATTCCAACCATTTTGTTAAGAACACCGAATAGCATTTTAGATTCTTTTCAAACATTACCTTTACAAATTTATGATTGGGCGAGAAAACCAGGAATTGATTTTCAATCACTTTCATCTGCAGCCATAATCGTCCTACTAGCCATTTTATTAATATTGAACACAATCGCTGTCATTATCAGAAATAAGTATTCTAAAAAATATTAA